One Idiomarina loihiensis L2TR genomic window carries:
- the dprA gene encoding DNA-processing protein DprA, producing the protein MNTQELCVLMGMTRALNKVQKAARECTSWEAIFERWGQSLKPVEARWLNAAENWCRSDYQGVISYFSEDYPTALKAIANPPWLLYYRGRKELLQGVSVAIVGSRKATHSGLQIADWFSERLVAAGVVVVSGLAMGIDAQAHKTAADKGKTIAVLGTGIDQYYPRRNKALQDFIAHQGLLISEFPPGQTARIDHFPRRNRIISGISQAVVVVEAARKSGSLSTAIHALNEGREVGAVPGSVLLPEHQGCHWLIQQGAKLINTPQDILDWFSVDDTEVAIEGDTECRDESLANNRLFASLSSEPRTIDDMVQLSGLEVAEVMEKVVLLELEGLVAAVPGGYIKVGRR; encoded by the coding sequence GTGAACACACAGGAACTATGTGTATTAATGGGGATGACACGCGCATTAAACAAGGTACAGAAAGCTGCTCGGGAATGTACCAGCTGGGAGGCCATTTTTGAACGATGGGGGCAATCGCTAAAACCGGTCGAGGCGCGTTGGTTAAATGCAGCTGAAAATTGGTGTCGTAGTGACTATCAGGGCGTTATTTCTTACTTTAGTGAAGATTACCCAACTGCGTTAAAAGCCATAGCTAATCCGCCCTGGTTACTTTATTACCGGGGTCGTAAAGAGCTTTTGCAAGGAGTTAGTGTGGCTATTGTTGGCAGCCGCAAAGCCACTCACAGTGGTTTACAAATTGCTGACTGGTTTAGCGAGCGCTTAGTTGCGGCGGGTGTTGTGGTGGTTAGCGGTCTGGCGATGGGCATTGACGCTCAAGCACATAAAACCGCAGCCGATAAAGGAAAAACCATAGCGGTTTTAGGTACTGGTATCGACCAGTACTACCCCAGAAGAAACAAAGCCTTACAGGACTTTATTGCACATCAGGGGTTGCTGATTTCCGAATTTCCGCCCGGGCAAACCGCGCGAATCGATCATTTTCCCCGCCGTAACCGTATTATTAGTGGTATCAGTCAGGCCGTGGTGGTGGTTGAAGCGGCGCGCAAAAGCGGTTCGCTTTCAACGGCAATACACGCTTTGAACGAAGGGCGTGAAGTTGGAGCTGTTCCGGGGTCGGTGTTGTTGCCTGAGCATCAGGGCTGCCACTGGTTAATTCAACAGGGCGCTAAGTTAATTAATACGCCGCAGGACATTCTTGACTGGTTCTCGGTTGACGATACTGAGGTTGCCATAGAAGGTGATACCGAATGTCGCGATGAAAGCTTGGCAAACAATCGATTGTTCGCTAGTCTGAGTTCAGAGCCACGAACAATTGATGACATGGTACAATTGTCCGGACTCGAGGTTGCTGAAGTCATGGAGAAAGTAGTGTTACTCGAATTAGAAGGGCTAGTGGCAGCCGTACCAGGCGGTTATATCAAAGTGGGGAGGCGCTAA
- the fmt gene encoding methionyl-tRNA formyltransferase: protein MRIVFAGTPDFAAQHLQQLLDESHQVVGVYTQPDRPAGRGKKPQPSAVKKLALEHQLPVYQPESLKSEEDQAALADLKPDVMVVVAYGLLLPQAVLDIPTKGCLNVHGSLLPRWRGAAPIQRAIWAGDLESGVCIMQMEAGLDTGPVLHEERCAISPDETSASLYHKLESLGPEALTKVLKDLDGYQSQAKPQSDANATYAKKLTKQEGKIDWTQPAAFIERCVRAFNPWPMSWCQSEHLKAGQNTVKIHAAELIQGASNKGPGTIINSTHEGIDVVTGDGILRITQAQMPGKKAQPASTLVNGYSNVFSPGLELQ, encoded by the coding sequence ATGCGAATTGTCTTTGCCGGTACTCCGGACTTTGCAGCACAACACTTACAACAATTGCTTGATGAGTCTCATCAGGTAGTGGGCGTTTATACACAGCCCGACAGGCCTGCAGGACGAGGCAAAAAGCCACAACCCAGTGCGGTTAAGAAGCTTGCGCTCGAACACCAGCTTCCTGTTTATCAGCCCGAGTCCCTAAAATCAGAAGAGGATCAGGCTGCACTAGCCGATCTAAAACCTGACGTTATGGTTGTGGTGGCTTATGGCTTACTGCTTCCGCAGGCAGTATTAGATATTCCTACGAAAGGCTGCCTGAACGTGCACGGTTCTTTGTTACCCCGCTGGCGAGGTGCTGCTCCAATTCAACGCGCGATATGGGCTGGCGACTTAGAATCCGGTGTCTGCATTATGCAAATGGAAGCCGGCCTGGATACCGGCCCAGTGCTGCACGAAGAGCGCTGCGCCATCAGTCCGGACGAAACCTCGGCTTCGCTTTATCACAAGCTTGAAAGCCTGGGGCCTGAGGCGTTAACTAAAGTATTGAAAGATCTCGACGGCTATCAGAGCCAGGCTAAGCCGCAAAGTGACGCCAATGCCACTTATGCGAAAAAGCTGACCAAGCAGGAAGGTAAAATAGACTGGACACAACCGGCGGCCTTTATCGAACGCTGCGTACGAGCGTTTAACCCCTGGCCAATGAGCTGGTGCCAGTCAGAACATTTAAAAGCCGGACAGAACACAGTAAAAATTCACGCAGCTGAACTTATTCAGGGCGCCAGCAATAAAGGTCCGGGCACGATTATTAATAGCACACACGAAGGCATCGACGTGGTGACCGGGGACGGTATTTTACGTATCACTCAGGCGCAGATGCCGGGCAAAAAGGCTCAGCCAGCCAGTACCTTAGTAAACGGCTACAGTAACGTCTTTAGCCCGGGACTGGAATTACAATGA
- the rsmB gene encoding 16S rRNA (cytosine(967)-C(5))-methyltransferase RsmB: protein MSRQKNSENGGQGATSRAAAATAIFHVLEKGESLSAALPHATGKLSDADKRLASAISYGVLRVLPSLNKLVGAKLDKPLKGKLKVLHYLLLVGAYQLYCLRIKDHAAVSATVEAARILGKRNHKGLVNGILRQLLREAPATDESQQRELPVDAMQNHPRWLFEAIQADHPQQASDILIENNAHPPMWLRVNRRFFNRDDYLRQLEDSGIAAEGDTLAGDAIRLHSPVPVERLPGFDRGHASVQDRSAQLAADYLNVKASHRVLDCCAAPGGKLLHLLERNDFEQPVQAIDIDAKRLERVDENLERAGLSAVVHCADVAETEDWWDGEQFDRILLDAPCSATGVIRRHPDIKWLRRAEDINELAQLQSQILNSLWPLLKNGGELLYATCSILSKENQTQIESFLKQQSSASLIPIDEKQKTLQLLPGERNGDGFFYARLKKVE from the coding sequence ATGAGCCGGCAGAAAAATTCAGAAAACGGTGGTCAGGGAGCAACTAGCCGGGCCGCCGCTGCAACCGCTATCTTTCATGTATTAGAGAAAGGCGAGTCGCTTTCCGCGGCTTTACCCCACGCCACCGGTAAACTCTCTGACGCAGATAAGCGTCTTGCCAGTGCAATTAGCTACGGTGTTTTAAGGGTTCTGCCCAGCCTTAACAAGCTGGTTGGGGCTAAACTGGATAAGCCACTTAAAGGTAAGCTTAAAGTATTGCACTACTTACTACTGGTAGGTGCCTATCAGCTTTATTGTCTTCGTATTAAAGACCACGCTGCCGTTAGCGCCACAGTAGAAGCAGCGCGTATTCTGGGCAAACGTAATCACAAAGGTCTGGTAAACGGTATACTGCGTCAATTACTGCGCGAAGCGCCTGCGACAGATGAGTCACAGCAGCGCGAGCTACCTGTTGACGCGATGCAAAATCATCCGCGCTGGTTGTTTGAAGCAATTCAGGCAGACCACCCACAACAAGCCAGCGACATTCTCATTGAGAACAACGCACACCCGCCCATGTGGTTACGTGTGAATCGTCGTTTTTTCAATCGCGATGACTATTTAAGACAACTGGAAGACAGCGGTATTGCCGCCGAAGGCGATACTCTGGCTGGCGATGCGATTCGTCTGCATTCGCCTGTTCCGGTTGAACGGCTTCCGGGGTTTGACCGGGGCCACGCATCGGTACAGGACCGTTCGGCCCAGTTAGCTGCGGATTACCTGAACGTAAAAGCTTCCCACCGCGTACTCGATTGTTGCGCCGCTCCGGGAGGCAAACTGCTGCATTTACTAGAGCGAAACGACTTTGAGCAACCGGTTCAGGCTATTGATATTGATGCTAAACGTCTTGAGCGAGTCGACGAAAATCTGGAGCGCGCCGGTTTAAGTGCCGTAGTTCATTGCGCCGATGTTGCAGAAACTGAAGACTGGTGGGACGGCGAACAGTTTGACCGCATACTTTTGGATGCTCCATGTTCGGCAACAGGCGTAATACGCCGCCACCCCGATATCAAGTGGCTGCGTCGCGCTGAGGACATTAATGAGCTCGCGCAATTGCAAAGTCAGATACTAAATTCGCTTTGGCCTTTACTTAAAAACGGCGGAGAACTGCTTTACGCAACCTGCTCTATTCTAAGCAAGGAAAACCAAACTCAAATTGAGTCTTTTCTAAAACAGCAATCGAGTGCTAGTCTGATACCTATTGATGAAAAGCAGAAAACTCTGCAACTGCTCCCGGGTGAACGTAACGGGGATGGTTTCTTTTACGCGAGATTGAAAAAAGTCGAATGA
- the def gene encoding peptide deformylase has translation MAKMTVLQYPDERLRKVAQKIEKVDDNIRSVIDDMFETMYEEQGVGLAATQVDVHRRLFVSDCSEDQNEPLVFINPEITEAEGHFKNDEGCLSFPGVYAKVERAERITVTALDKNGERFSRSAEGLLAICIQHEIDHLDGKLFVDYLSPLKRERIRKKLEKEQRLAEKQAAEAQ, from the coding sequence ATGGCAAAAATGACGGTTCTGCAATATCCGGACGAACGTTTGCGCAAAGTCGCACAGAAGATTGAAAAGGTAGATGACAATATCCGCTCGGTTATCGACGATATGTTTGAAACCATGTACGAAGAACAAGGCGTAGGCCTTGCGGCAACTCAGGTTGACGTGCACAGACGGCTGTTTGTTTCTGATTGCAGCGAAGATCAAAACGAACCGCTGGTGTTCATTAACCCGGAAATTACCGAAGCAGAAGGCCACTTTAAGAACGATGAAGGCTGTCTGTCGTTTCCCGGCGTTTACGCCAAAGTTGAACGCGCTGAGAGAATTACAGTGACTGCACTGGATAAAAACGGCGAGCGTTTCAGCCGTTCCGCTGAAGGGCTACTGGCCATTTGTATTCAGCATGAAATAGACCACTTAGACGGTAAACTCTTTGTTGATTATCTATCGCCGCTGAAGCGCGAACGTATTCGCAAAAAACTAGAGAAAGAGCAACGTTTAGCTGAGAAGCAAGCGGCGGAAGCACAATAA
- a CDS encoding DNA topoisomerase family protein, with translation MSSDERCPRCERPLVIKHVGHNSFLGCTGYPDCDYKRGLREQSEIEPEDLGVPCPECGQELQLKSGRYGLFVGCSGFPECEFVTEPNVEEEETIRCPECGKGQLHQKTSRRGTVFYACDQYPKCEFTVNQPPVDETCPKCRYPLLVKKKTAAGIRKVCPQKQCDYKSDAL, from the coding sequence ATGTCATCAGATGAGCGCTGTCCCCGTTGTGAGCGACCACTGGTTATTAAACATGTTGGGCATAACAGCTTTTTAGGCTGTACCGGTTACCCGGACTGCGATTATAAACGAGGCCTTCGGGAGCAATCTGAAATTGAGCCCGAAGATCTCGGCGTTCCCTGTCCTGAGTGTGGCCAGGAACTGCAGTTAAAGAGTGGTCGTTATGGCTTATTTGTTGGCTGCAGCGGTTTTCCTGAATGTGAGTTCGTTACTGAACCTAACGTTGAGGAAGAAGAGACGATTCGCTGCCCGGAATGCGGCAAAGGCCAGTTACACCAAAAAACATCGCGGCGCGGTACCGTATTCTACGCTTGCGACCAATACCCGAAATGTGAATTTACCGTGAATCAGCCTCCGGTCGATGAAACCTGTCCCAAATGCCGGTACCCACTGCTGGTGAAAAAGAAAACCGCCGCCGGAATTCGCAAAGTCTGCCCGCAAAAGCAATGCGACTATAAGTCGGACGCGTTATAA
- a CDS encoding L-threonylcarbamoyladenylate synthase → MADTWEAAHSAIKTGIIAYPTEAVFGLGCDPRNEVAVQKLLSLKQRPAEKGLILIAADYSQLLPYVEDSAIAQDKRFSVLSHWPGPVTLILPVRKGVSTLLTGGRDTIAVRVTAHEPARALCRELGHALVSTSANLTGQEPARTAAEVRQQFGDSVDWIMDESTGGAANPTRIINPLNNQVFRDDA, encoded by the coding sequence ATGGCAGATACATGGGAAGCAGCGCACAGCGCTATAAAAACGGGCATTATTGCCTATCCGACAGAGGCGGTATTTGGACTGGGATGCGACCCCCGCAATGAAGTGGCTGTGCAGAAGTTATTAAGCCTGAAACAGCGACCCGCCGAGAAAGGTCTTATATTAATTGCCGCCGATTACAGTCAGTTACTTCCCTATGTTGAAGACTCCGCTATTGCGCAGGACAAACGATTCAGCGTTTTGTCACATTGGCCGGGGCCCGTTACATTAATTCTGCCGGTAAGAAAAGGCGTATCAACCTTATTGACGGGCGGTCGCGATACTATCGCTGTGCGCGTGACTGCGCATGAACCTGCCAGAGCGCTGTGCCGCGAGCTGGGTCATGCGTTAGTCTCTACCAGCGCCAATTTAACCGGGCAGGAACCCGCCCGAACTGCGGCAGAAGTGCGTCAGCAATTTGGTGACAGTGTGGACTGGATAATGGATGAAAGCACCGGTGGAGCTGCGAACCCGACTCGAATCATAAACCCACTAAATAATCAGGTTTTCAGAGACGATGCATAA
- a CDS encoding DUF494 family protein: protein MFDILMYLFENYIHSEMEVVVDHDELTNELTRAGFRHQEIQKALAWLERLADLQQMETKSYLDVAPQQSTRIYTAAEMTRLDSQSRGFLMYLENLGVLDFATREVVIDRVMELETPNFTLDDLKWVVLMVLFNVPGQEAAYDQMEGLLFEEAEGPLH, encoded by the coding sequence ATGTTTGATATCCTCATGTACTTGTTTGAAAACTACATTCATTCGGAAATGGAAGTTGTAGTTGATCACGATGAGTTAACCAATGAACTTACCCGGGCTGGTTTCCGTCACCAGGAAATCCAGAAGGCTTTGGCGTGGTTAGAACGCCTGGCCGATTTGCAGCAAATGGAAACCAAGTCTTATCTGGATGTTGCTCCGCAGCAGTCTACCCGTATTTATACCGCGGCAGAGATGACTCGTTTGGACAGCCAGAGCCGGGGTTTTCTGATGTACCTGGAAAACCTGGGTGTGCTTGATTTTGCTACACGAGAAGTAGTCATTGACCGTGTGATGGAACTGGAAACGCCGAACTTTACTCTGGATGACCTGAAATGGGTTGTACTCATGGTGCTGTTTAATGTTCCGGGCCAGGAAGCTGCGTACGACCAAATGGAAGGTTTGCTGTTTGAGGAAGCTGAAGGACCTCTGCATTAA